Sequence from the Seonamhaeicola sp. ML3 genome:
TGTGTTGTGTTTAAGATAAGCAAAAAAAACAAGTTCAGGTTCAAAGAACTTTGAAGACAGTTGTAAAATGTTAGCAGAAAGTTTTAATGAGTCAACTATACCTGTTAAAGACACTTTTCAAGCTTTCTACATCCAAGCCAATCAATTTTTGTAATTCATCAACTTTACCATGTTCAACAAAATTATCTGGAACGCCTAAAGTTTTGATTATTTTGTTGTAATCATGCTCTGAAGCAAACTCGAGAATAGCACTCCCAAAACCTCCTTTTACAGTACCATCTTCAACGGTAATAATGGTATGATATGTCTTGAATATATTATGAAGTAAAACCTCATCTAAGGGTTTTACAAACCGCATATCGTAATGAGAAACATTTAAATCTGCTATTATGGCTTCAGTAACATTTTTAGCGATAGCTCCAATACTTAAAACAGCAAGGTTTTCACCTTGTTGTAATTGGTCGCCTTTACCAATCTCTATGGTATTAAATGGTTGTTTCCAGTTTAAAGTCACTCCTTTTCCTCTTGGGTAACGAATGGCTATAGGGTGTTCTAATCCCAACTGCGCCGTATACATAATATTGCGTAACTCAATTTCGTTTCTCGGAGTAAAAATAATTAGGTTAGGGATGCATCTTAAATAAGCCAAATCGAAAACACCGTGATGTGTAGCCCCATCCTCACCAACCAAACCAGCTCTATCTAAACAAAAAACTACTGGCAAATTTTGTATGGCCACATCGTGTATTACTTGGTCGTAAGCACGCTGTAGAAACGTAGAGTAAATATTGCAAAACGGTATTAAACCTTGGGTGGCCATACCTGCTGATAAAGTTACTGCGTGTTGTTCTGCTATACCAACATCGAAAGCACGATCTGGCATTTCATCCATCATATATTTAAGGGAACTTCCAGTAGGCATTGCTGGTGTAATTCCAATAATTTTTTCATTTTGTTTGGCTAATTCTACGATGGTATGACCAAACACATCCTGATACTTTGGAGGCTGTTGTAAACCAGATTTCGGTAACAAATCGCCTGTAGAGGCATCAAATTTACCTGGTGCATGATATTTTACTTGGTCGTGTTCGGCTTGTTTTAACCCTTTGCCTTTTGTAGTAATGATGTGTAATAATTTAGGCCCTTTAACCGATTTTAATCGCTCTAATTCTGAAATAATTTTATTGATATCATGCCCATCAATGGGTCCAGAATAATCAAAGTTTAAAGCCTCTATAATATTATTACGCCTTTGCGTCCCTTTTTTAACGTTGGTTAAATATTGTTTTAAGGCGCCTACACTTGGATCAATTCCTATGGCATTATCATTTAACACTACCAATACGTTGGCATCGGTTACTCCTGCGTGATTCAAACCTTCAAAAGCCATACCGCTAGCAATAGAAGCATCGCCAATAACGGCAATGTGATGTTTGTATTCTCCTTTCAGTTTAGATGCAATAGCCATTCCTAATGCCGCTGAAATGGATGTAGATGAGTGTCCAACACCAAAAGCATCATACTCGCTTTCCTCTCGTTTTGGAAATCCGCTTATACCGCCTAATTGCCTATTGGTATCAAAAATATCTTTTCTTCCTGTTAGGATTTTATGGCCATAGGCTTGATGCCCCACATCCCAAATCAATAAATCTTCTGGGGTATTAAATACATAATGCAATGCAATAGTGAGTTCTACAACCCCTAAACTGGCACCAAGATGTCCTTCTTTAGTTGCCACAATGTTGATGATAAACTCCCGTAACTCTTTGGCCAAAAGAGGCAACTGGTCCTCTTTCAAATTACGTAAATCTACAGGTGAGTTTATATGTTTTAACAATTGCACTTGCACGGCACAAAAGTACAAGAATTATTATTCTTCAACATTAAAAACGATTGGTAAGGTATAAGCTATTTTTATAGGTTTTCCCCTTTGCTTGGCAGGAATAAATTTTGGTAATAGCCCAAAGACTCTTTTCGCTTCTTTTTCAAGAGCTGGATGAGGAGCTCTTACTTGGATTTTAGAAATACGCCCAGTATTATCGATTTCAAAACGGACAACTATTTTTTGCTTGCCTTTTAAGCCCGAGCA
This genomic interval carries:
- the dxs gene encoding 1-deoxy-D-xylulose-5-phosphate synthase — translated: MQVQLLKHINSPVDLRNLKEDQLPLLAKELREFIINIVATKEGHLGASLGVVELTIALHYVFNTPEDLLIWDVGHQAYGHKILTGRKDIFDTNRQLGGISGFPKREESEYDAFGVGHSSTSISAALGMAIASKLKGEYKHHIAVIGDASIASGMAFEGLNHAGVTDANVLVVLNDNAIGIDPSVGALKQYLTNVKKGTQRRNNIIEALNFDYSGPIDGHDINKIISELERLKSVKGPKLLHIITTKGKGLKQAEHDQVKYHAPGKFDASTGDLLPKSGLQQPPKYQDVFGHTIVELAKQNEKIIGITPAMPTGSSLKYMMDEMPDRAFDVGIAEQHAVTLSAGMATQGLIPFCNIYSTFLQRAYDQVIHDVAIQNLPVVFCLDRAGLVGEDGATHHGVFDLAYLRCIPNLIIFTPRNEIELRNIMYTAQLGLEHPIAIRYPRGKGVTLNWKQPFNTIEIGKGDQLQQGENLAVLSIGAIAKNVTEAIIADLNVSHYDMRFVKPLDEVLLHNIFKTYHTIITVEDGTVKGGFGSAILEFASEHDYNKIIKTLGVPDNFVEHGKVDELQKLIGLDVESLKSVFNRYS